The following coding sequences lie in one Zingiber officinale cultivar Zhangliang chromosome 2B, Zo_v1.1, whole genome shotgun sequence genomic window:
- the LOC122046253 gene encoding BTB/POZ domain-containing protein At3g05675-like has product MSHRKRQRNGSSGRLSSIDGALADDSSSPPAAMPGSFNDPVTADVTLRLEFYDDLIPDLDAPIPFLDLSVRSDALRRSHYFSCLLSDRWKQPDGSSDEFPVRLTLKISRDDDLRRRGPFHAHVAVLRLLHTLDFSGSIASVSDALDMIPVALELVFNDCVRACVRFLEAVPWTEDEEERVLKLMPFLGKEESEELLSRVLPVVSASRECDSIPESMLRGLIDTAIRRNLNGATVKAFVARILKDFPSRELVEKVLGQAFLSSLERVKDYMGKYASPEVRIAENSNEREAIQKVNLHAVLVNVKHLHWLIDRIMELRVADKVVREWSEQETLAADLIKTFRDDTWKNIVPGLAFLVTRCSYRLADAVASGITLAPQQVRMRLVKTWLPVLNVLKDIFLQEHPVGYIFRNESVGDKTLYLDLEETFLKIISTLPLSSAQELLQQCLCFSTRNLDNCPHLTSAFRTWFRRANRSPLDLRNIS; this is encoded by the exons ATGTCTCACCGGAAACGGCAACGGAACGGAAGCAGCGGCCGTCTCTCTTCCATCGACGGTGCTCTTGCAGATGATTCCTCCTCTCCTCCTGCCGCCATGCCAGGTAGCTTCAACGACCCCGTCACCGCGGACGTCACCCTCCGCCTCGAGTTTTACGACGACCTAATACCCGATCTGGACGCTCCCATCCCCTTCCTCGACCTTTCCGTTCGATCGGACGCCCTCCGCCGCTCCCACTATTTTTCTTGCCTTCTCTCCGACCGCTGGAAGCAACCTGACGGCTCCTCCGACGAGTTTCCTGTCCGATTGACGCTCAAGATCTCCCGGGACGACGATCTCCGCCGCCGTGGTCCATTCCACGCCCACGTCGCCGTCCTCCGGCTTCTGCACACGCTGGATTTCTCCGGATCGATCGCCTCCGTTTCCGACGCGCTGGACATGATTCCGGTCGCGTTGGAGCTCGTCTTCAACGATTGCGTCCGGGCTTGCGTCCGGTTTCTCGAGGCTGTGCCGTGGACTGAGGATGAGGAAGAAAGGGTCCTCAAGTTGATGCCTTTTCTTGGTAAAGAGGAGTCCGAGGAGCTCCTTTCCAGGGTTCTTCCCGTGGTGTCAGCTTCTAGGGAATGCGATAGCATACCGGAGTCTATGCTCCGTGGGTTGATTGATACTGCGATCCGTCGGAATCTGAATGGGGCGACCGTGAAGGCCTTTGTAGCGAGGATTCTGAAGGATTTCCCATCTCGGGAATTGGTGGAGAAGGTGCTGGGCCAGGCATTCTTGTCGAGCTTGGAGAGGGTAAAAGACTACATGGGGAAGTATGCCAGCCCTGAAGTCAGGATCGCCGAGAATAGTAATGAAAGAGAAGCCATCCAGAAGGTGAACTTGCACGCCGTGCTGGTCAATGTGAAGCATCTACATTGGCTGATTGATAGGATTATGGAGCTGAGGGTCGCAGACAAGGTAGTCAGGGAGTGGAGTGAGCAGGAGACCCTGGCAGCTGACTTGATAAAGACCTTCAGGGATGATACTTGGAAAAATATTGTGCCTGGATTGGCTTTTTTGGTCACAAGGTGCAGCTACCGCCTGGCTGATGCTGTTGCTTCTGGCATTACTTTGGCTCCTCAACAG GTGAGAATGAGACTTGTGAAGACCTGGCTTCCTGTGTTAAATGTGCTCAAGGATATATTTTTACAAGAACACCCTGTCGGTTATATCTTTCGAAATGAGAGTGTTGGTGATAAAACACTATACCTTGACCTTGAAGAAACATTCCTAAAGATTATATCCACGTTGCCACTCTCCAGTGCTCAGGAACTGCTGCAGCAGTGCCTGTGCTTCTCCACTCGCAATCTTGACAACTGCCCCCACTTGACATCTGCATTCAGAACATGGTTCAGGCGTGCTAATAGATCTCCACTTGATTTAAGAAATATTTCATAG